The following coding sequences lie in one Montipora foliosa isolate CH-2021 chromosome 11, ASM3666993v2, whole genome shotgun sequence genomic window:
- the LOC137976890 gene encoding uncharacterized protein: MTDLSFNSWLNPFSAKSQPLASISTSVVLSPDIALELAKAYLSGEAAYQDFKNNHLEPEKPLVKFHDALKKQKLKTFSSMSKAKTIKKNKRDETVIRADCNLFARMIIIAESRQLHMREVLQHPLGPLPSSLATSNGLPRKTNKAQLGRELEKLVQPTAEIPSPSVYVIDGMALVQKLKVSDQMNFGQIADAALSHVLQEGGNSRRIEVVFDVYNEISIKSAEGERREEGESVTYKNLTAGQKIKQFRNFLRNGQNKNSLITFFNDYWRKPPSREKLANKEL; this comes from the coding sequence ATGACAGACCTTTCATTTAACAGCTGGCTCAATCCATTTTCTGCCAAATCCCAGCCGCTGGCAAGCATTTCGACAAGCGTGGTTCTCTCACCTGATATTGCACTAGAATTGGCCAAAGCATATCTTTCTGGTGAAGCAGCATATCAAGATTTTAAGAATAATCACCTTGAACCTGAAAAGCCGTTGGTGAAGTTCCACGACGCCCTCAAGAAGCAGAAATTGAAGACATTCAGCAGTATGTCGAAAGCAAAgacaataaaaaagaacaagagaGATGAAACGGTCATTCGTGCAGACTGCAATCTATTTGCGAGGATGATAATAATAGCCGAAAGTCGTCAATTGCACATGCGAGAGGTATTACAGCATCCCCTTGGCCCACTACCATCTTCCTTGGCAACGAGCAATGGTTTGCCGCGCAAAACTAACAAGGCGCAGCTTGGCAGGGAGCTGGAGAAGCTAGTGCAACCAACGGCAGAAATACCAAGCCCTTCTGTATACGTAATTGATGGCATGGCCCTCGTTCAGAAGTTAAAGGTCAGCGACCAGATGAACTTCGGTCAAATCGCAGACGCCGCACTGTCACATGTTTTACAAGAGGGAGGAAACAGTAGACGCATAGAGGTAGTTTTTGATGTATACAATGAGATAAGTATAAAGTCTGCAGAGGGAGAACGGAGAGAAGAAGGAGAATCGGTGACATACAAGAATCTCACAGCTGggcaaaaaataaaacagtttagGAACTTTCTTCGAAATGGCCAAAACAAGAACAGCTTAATTACGTTTTTTAATGACTACTGGAGAAAGCCCCCAAGTCGAGAGAAGCTTGCCAACAAGGAGCTCTAA
- the LOC137975659 gene encoding E3 ubiquitin-protein ligase TRIM71-like has protein sequence MDIKAFLDNIHEHVCCPVCMTRFTNPKQLPCLHSFCLHCLQSIQQTSGIRADTISCPECRQNFRIPGNGDLNAFPTNFHINSLLDALPVTECNTIGIKCGNCEKTSAESAYCFTCCSFWCDDCLPLHNRIKTFKEHHALALKDFRDEDFETILKQPTLCGKHEKKKQKFFCQVCNIAICNACALTDHDGHAKIVLEDAAKERKSRVNAAIELKKRSALEKMTRIVKINENCISVQEQAAGVKRDVQQFADTCIAAIEAQKNHIFDEVENEMREALQLLGEQRLEIEEEVKKQEADIEKTQMILKRSTNSQIMQPHEFLDKIVQEKVEEEDSADCDIEHVFTFKRNEKLFNDLKVQLIGFISKTSSKTSSAEGIGITEGTVGLEGEIVVTTRNARKEQCYQEHDRVTLEIRNREGRDNAIKSQIQDNTDGTYKLRYFAKETGTCQASVKVNGEHVHGSPFEVQVKRRQFRPVLSFGEQGSDAGMLSSPWGVAVNDKDEIAVSDFGNHRVQIFASNGTPLRSFGKEGNQQGEFNFPAGIAFHNDKIIVADANNHRVQLFTDEGHYLNQFGGRGSRDHHLRNPHGLSIDSDGNIIVADRDNTLIKIFTLDGWFLRSIGSEGSFIKPFHCIQHDNYLIVSDNGDHCIKVFNREGEFLYKFGKQGKRDGDFDEPGCLSVDRTGHLLVCDRRNQRVQVFKLSGQFVTKFGASCTGAGEFNVPVSTAVLSDGKIIVTEIINHRVQIFE, from the coding sequence ATGGATATCAAAGCCTTTCTGGACAATATTCATGAACACGTTTGTTGTCCTGTATGTATGACCAGGTTCACTAATCCAAAGCAGCTTCCTTGCTTACACAGTTTTTGCCTTCATTGCCTGCAAAGCATTCAACAAACGAGCGGAATTCGCGCGGATACTATTTCATGCCCCGAGTGTAGGCAGAATTTCAGAATCCCTGGAAACGGTGATCTTAATGCTtttccaacaaactttcacatcaACAGTTTGTTGGATGCTTTGCCTGTCACAGAGTGCAATACGATCGGCATCAAGTGTGGAAATTGCGAGAAAACAAGCGCCGAATCTGCGTACTGCTTCACTTGTTGTTCGTTCTGGTGTGATGACTGCCTCCCTCTGCATAACCGGATAAAAACATTTAAGGAACACCACgctttggctttgaaagactTTCGAGACGAAGACTTTGAGACCATTTTAAAGcagccaacactttgtgggaaacacgagaagaaaaaacagaagttctTCTGTCAGGTGTGCAATATAGCTATTTGCAACGCTTGTGCTCTAACAGATCACGACGGTCACGCTAAGATTGTTTTGGAAGATGCCGCAAAGGAACGCAAATCGAGAGTCAATGCAGCAATTGAATTAAAGAAACGAAGCGCGCTGGAGAAGATGACAAGGATCGTGAAAATTAatgaaaactgcatttcagtTCAAGAACAAGCCGCAGGAGTGAAAAGGGATGTGCAGCAGTTTGCCGACACTTGCATTGCTGCCATTGAAGCGCAAAAGAATCACATCTTTGATGAGGTGGAAAACGAAATGCGAGAAGCGTTGCAGCTTCTAGGAGAGCAAAGGCTCGAGATTGAAGAAGAAGTGAAAAAGCAAGAAGCAGATATCGAAAAAACCCAAATGATTTTAAAGCGAAGCACAAACTCTCAAATCATGCAGCCCCATGAATTTTTGGACAAAATAGTTCAGGAAAAGGTTGAAGAAGAAGATTCAGCGGACTGTGACATCGAACATGTCTTCACCTTTAAAAGGAACGAAAAGTTGTTTAATGATCTAAAAGTCCAACTAATAGGTTTTATCAGCAAAACGAGCTCGAAAACCTCGAGTGCTGAGGGAATAGGGATCACTGAAGGAACTGTTGGACTTGAAGGTGAGATTGTTGTAACAACAAGGAACGCACGAAAAGAACAATGTTACCAAGAACACGACCGCGTGACATTGGAAATCAGAAATCGTGAAGGCCGTGACAATGCGATCAAGTCTCAAATCCAAGACAACACAGATGGCACTTACAAGCTCCGCTATTTTGCCAAAGAAACCGGTACATGTCAGGCATCCGTGAAAGTCAATGGAGAACATGTACATGGCAGCCCTTTTGAGGTTCAAGTCAAACGCAGACAGTTCAGACCTGTGCTATCCTTTGGAGAACAGGGTTCGGATGCTGGAATGCTTTCCAGTCCTTGGGGGGTAGCAGTGAATGACAAAGATGAGATTGCTGTGAGTGATTTTGGTAACCACAGAGTACAGATATTTGCCAGTAATGGAACTCCCTTAAGATCGTTTGGTAAAGAGGGCAATCAGCAGGGAGAGTTTAACTTTCCTGCTGGGATAGCTTTTCATAATGATAAGATTATAGTGGCAGACGCTAATAACCACCGAGTTCAACTGTTTACTGATGAGGGTCATTATCTTAATCAGTTTGGAGGACGAGGAAGCCGGGATCACCATCTTCGGAATCCTCATGGCTTGTCAATTGACAGCGATGGGAACATTATTGTTGCCGATCGTGATAACACATTAATCAAAATCTTTACACTCGATGGTTGGTTTTTGCGCAGTATCGGTAGTGAAGGTTCTTTCATCAAGCCCTTTCATTGTATCCAACACGATAACTATCTTATTGTGTCAGACAATGGTGATCACTGTATAAAAGTTTTTAATAGGGAGGGAGAGTTTCTTTATAAATTTGGAAAGCAGGGGAAGAGGGACGGGGATTTCGATGAACCTGGCTGCCTGTCAGTGGATAGAACGGGACATTTGCTGGTTTGTGATAGGAGAAATCAGCGAGTGCAGGTGTTCAAACTCAGCGGACAgtttgtgacaaagtttggagCAAGTTGTACAGGGGCAGGAGAGTTCAATGTCCCAGTTTCTACAGCAGTTCTTAGTGATGGTAAAATAATTGTCACCGAAATTATTAACCATCGTGTTCAGATTTTTGAATAG